The sequence GGCAGCACCCGAAGAAGGAGGACTCACGATGATGAAGGAAAGTAGATGCTGGAAGCACCTGGTGCTGGCCCTGGCTTTGCTCCTCACCGGAGCGGTTCGTGCCCAGCAGCCTCAGGGCAGTCAACCCGGGGCAGGGGGGCTCGACACCGCGGACATCGAGCGGAGAGTCGGCGCCAAGGGCGAGCTGAGCGCCGACGAGGGCGTGTTCAAGGTGAGCCTGCCCCGCTCGGACATCCAGGCGAGCGCGGCCGGAGTGAAGCTCACCCCGCCGTTGGGCCTCACCGCCTGGGCCGCCTTCAAGCGCACCGGGGACGCCACCATGGTGATGGGCGACATCGTGCTGCTGGAGGACCAGGTGAACCCGGTGATGGACGCGGCGCTGCAGAACGGGCTGGAAGTGACGGCCCTGCACAACCACTTCTTCTGGGACAACCCGAAGGTGATGTTCATGCACATTGGCGGCATGGGCGAGACGGCCAGGCTCGCCGACGCGGTGGGCAAGGTCTTCACCCGCCTGCGTGAGACGGCGGGCGGAAAGGGCCGCGTGCCTCGCGCGTCGATTGACCCGGCCCGCTCGAAGCTGGAGGTCACGCAGCTCGACACGCTGCTGGGCCAGAAGGGCACCTACAAGGACGGCGTCTACAAGGTCACCGTGGGCCGCACCGTGCGCATGCACGGGTACGAAATGGGCAAGGCGATGGGGGTCAACACCTGGGCGGCGTTCGCAGGCACCTCGCGGCAGGCCGTCGTGGATGGGGACTTCGCCATGTTGGAGAGTGAGCTGCAGCCCGTGCTCAAGGCCCTGCGGGCGGCGAACATCGACATCGTCGCCATCCACAACCACATGACGGGCGAAGAGCCCCGCATGATGTTCCTGCACTACTGGGGAGTGGGGCCGGCCGAGGCGCTCGCGCGTGGAGTGCGCTCGGCCCTGGACCTCACCACGGCGTCAACCGGGACGGGAGCCCGCTGAGGTAGCCCCGTTGTCCGGATTGCAGGGAGGGATGCCTGGTGGTTAGCGGATGTCTACCTTCCCGACTCGTGGCGCGGGGCCGCGCCAGGGCGGGTGGATGGGCGGGACGTGGCATCAATCCACGAGCAGTCGTGGGCGCACACAGGCCGCCCGGGCGGGAGGTCTCGTCCTGGCCCTGTTCGTGAGCCTGGCGTCCACGTCCGTCGCGTACGCAACGGAAGGAACGCTGCCCGCGGATGCTCCCCTCGCCGAGAGTGCTGACGAGAAGGTGACAAAGCCGGAGCGCCATCCGTGGCTCGCGCTGGGAGAGGTCACCGCCATCAACGTGGTGGTGTGGGTCTGGGACAGGACACTGGGCCAGAAGGAATGGGCCCGGATAACGCCGCGGAACTGGCGGGACAACCTGAGCACGGGCTTCGTCTGGGACAGGGACGGCTTCTCCACGAACCAGTTCGCGCACCCCTACCACGGCAGCCACTACTACACGGCCGCGCGCGACAACGGCATCTCCTTCGCGGGGGCCATCCCCTTCACGCTGTTTGGAAGCACGCAGTGGGAGCTTTTCGCGGAGACCGAGCCGCCGTCCATCAACGACCTCATCAACACCACCATGGGCGGGGTGGCAATGGGGGAGGCCCTGTACCGGCTGTCTTCCTATGTGCTCGACACGGAGGCCACGGGACGCGAGCGGTTCGGCCGGGAGCTGGCCGCCGGCCTCATCAGCCCCGTCCGTGGCGTCAATCGGCTCGTGCGGGGTGATTCCTTCCGTCACGAGCCCACGCCTCCGGAGTGGCATGCGCCTGCGCTCACGGGCTGGGCAACGCTGGGCTACCTGAGCTTCGGAGACGGCAAGCTCGAGGCGGGAGGTAGAGACCAGTTCTTCAGCCAGTTCTCCCTGCGCTACGGGGACATGTTCCGGGACGACATCAAGCGTCCCTTCGACGCGTTCGACGCGCACATCCAGCTCACCACCCGGGAGACCAGTCTGGTCAGCCACGCGGGGCTGACGGGCATGCTCGCGGCGAAGACGCTGTTGGACAACGAGCAGGAGGAGGTGCGCCTGGGCTTCATGCAGCAGCTGAGCTACGTGGACACCATCGCCTATGAGGTGGGGGGCCAGTCCCTGAACGTGGGCCTGCTGCACCGGCGCGAGCTCTCCGAGCACTCGACGCTGAAGTCGGCGTTCCTGGTGGAAGGCAGCGTCCTCACCGGCATCTCCTCCGGACACATGGGGGTCGGAGACCGTGACTACGACTATGGCCCCGGAGTAGGCCTCCAGCTCCACCTCGCCTTCGCGCGCGACGCATGGGACATCCTCACGCTGGAGGCGGGCGTGAAGCGCATCGTGGTGCTGAACGGCCAGGGCGGCGCACACCAGGTCCACACCGGACAGCTCCAGTTGGACCTGCCCGTGCTCGGCCGGATGGGCCTTGGCGGCGAGGTGAACTTCTTCCAGCGCCACAGCGAGTTCGACCACTTCCCGGACCTGGACAAGGACACCTACGAGCTGCGCGTCTTCCTGTCGGTGCACTGAGAGGGTGTGCCGACTGCCTTCCTCGCGGGCGTCGTCATCCGGTCAGTGCTTGTGACGGTGGTGCAGGTCCGACACGTGTGGATGGTCGTGCGTCAGCGGCGCGTGCTGGTGGGGATGGCTGTGCGGCTCGGTGGGGTTGGTGCCGGGAGGGTGCGCGTGCTGGTGGTGCGCGTCGTGGACGTGGAGGTGCTCGTGCTCCAACGCGGCGTGCGTGTGCACGTGGCCGTGCCGCTCTCGCAGCAGCAGGACGACGCCCATGGCCATCAGCGCGCCCGCCAGCAGGTCCAGGGGCCGCAGCCGCTCGCCGAGCAGGGGCACCGCCACCAGGGCGCCCACGAAGGGCGCGGTGGCGAAGTACGCCGCCTCGCGCGCGGCACCCAGCAGGCGAAGGGCATAGGCGTCCAGGACGATGGAGAGGCCGTAGCTGGCGAAGCCGAGCACCAGGGCGGAGCCCCACACGCGGCCGATGGGGAAGGGCTGCGAGGTGAGCCAGGCCACCACGAGCGTGCACGTGCCGGAGCCGAGTGCCTTGATGCGCACCAGCGCGAGCGGGTCCTTGAGGGACAGCCGCTGGGTGAGGTTGTTGTCCACCGCCCATGACAGGCACGCGCCGGCCAGCGCGAGCACGCCGAGCACGTCTCCGTGCAGCTCTCCCTCCTGGAAGCCCAGCACCGAGGCGCCCGCGAGGACGAAGCCCGCGGCGAGGGCGCCCGCGCGGCCCAGGTGCTCGCCGAAGACGAGCAGCGCGAGCAGGATGGTGAAGGGGCCCTCCAGGTTGAGCAGCAGCGAGGCCGCGACGCCGGACAGCCGCTGCAGGCCCACCAGCATCAGCACCGGGCCCAGGATGCCGCCGCAGAGGATGACTCCGAGCAGCGGGGGAACGTCCTTGCGCCCGAGGCGCGCCTCACGTGCTGGGGCGCCGGAAGGGCGCAGTCGTCGCAGTCCTTCGAGACACGTCAGCCCCAGCCCGCCTCCCAGGTAGAGGAGCGAGGCCAGGACCAGTGGCGTGCTGGAGGGGAGCAGCAGCTTCGCCACGGGCGCGCTGATGCCGAAGAGGGCCGCGGCGGACAGCCCCAGCACCGCGCCCTTCACTCGTGGAGACACCGACACGGCTCCTCCCTCTCCGGCTCGTTCAGAGCCCGGACCCACTGGCAATTACCCTTGGCGGAGGCCGGTGGCCAGGGTGTCCTCGATGAGGTGGTCTTCTGGAATGCGGAAGGGTGATGCCGCGGCGTGAATCAGCTTCAGGGACAGGCGTGACTGCTCCGGCCAGTATACGGGAGCGTATGGAGGCAACACCCTGAAACTTCCGGGCAGCATACGGAGGCGTATGGAGACAACGCCATGAAGCGCATGTCGCTGTTCGAGTTCGAGGACTTCCGCTGGTTCCCGGGCGGTCTGCGGGAATGCCTGACGCTCTACATCGCGGCGATGCACCGCGTTCTGGGCACCGAGCGCGTCTTGGCGCCCCTGCTGGCGCGGGCCCTGAAGGCCGCTTCGACCGACCGGGTCGTGGACCTCTGCTCCGGGGGCGGCGGGCCACTTCTGGAGACGACCGCACGACTTGCCGCGGACCACGGCCTCCGGCCGAGCGTGACCCTCACCGACCTCTACCCGAACACGGACGCCGCCTCGCGCATCAACGCGGCGGGGGACGCGGCGCAGGTCCGCTACCATGCGAGCCCGGTCGACGCAGGCCAGGTCCCCGACGCGCTCCAGGGCGTGCGCACCATGGTCTGCAGCTTCCACCACATGCCCCCGCCGGTCGCGCGCAGCATCCTTCAGGACGCGTTCGAGAAGCGGCAGGCGCTCTGCGTGCTCGAAATCAGCGACAACTCGCAGCCGCGCTGGCTCTGGTGGACGGCCTTCCCCATCGGCATGTTGATGGTGCTCCTGCTGACGCCGTTCGTCCGACCTCTGCGTCTGCGGCAGGTGCTGCTCACCTACGCGCTCCCGGTGCTCCCGCTGTTCATCGCCTGGGACGGCGCCGTGTCGAACGCGCGCACGTACACCGAGGAGGACCTGCGGGAGCTCCTGGCGGGGCTGGAGGCGCCGGACTACCGGTGGGAAATCACCCGCCCGAGAGCGCCCGGCGCACCCGCGACGATGCTCACCCTCGTGGGTCTGCCTGGCACCCGGACGGAGACGTAGAGGGCGCGGGCCCTTCGACAACCCGTTGCCACCGGAGTCGCTAACGAGGCTGGGGCGGTTGTCAGAGCTCGGAGTCAGTCCTCAACGGGGCTGGAGGAGGCCGGCCCGGGCAAGTAGCTCACGAACCCTTCGGGCCAGTGCAACGTGCTCCGGGTTGGCCATGGTGAAGCGCTCCGGGGTGAGGATGATGAGGGTGCCCTGGTCCTCGACTGGCTCGATGCGCACGGGCGCGGGGAGGGGAGGCACCCTGCCCAGGCGGTGTGAAAGGTACGTCAGCCAGTTGAGGAAGAACGGTGATGAGTTGGGTTCCCCATCGAATTTCCGGTACGCGGTCGAACCGGCCATCGCCCAATCCGGCTCCCAGCCAGACACCATGCTCCGCACGACGTTCGTCAGCAGGGGAGCCGTGGTCAGCCGCTCAGCACTTGCTCCTCGCGACGGCAAATCCAGTAAGCACACGTTGGAGATGCTTCGCGCGTAACTGCCGCAGAGCATCCTCAAGTACACGAATTCTCCACGTTCACCATCGTTGTATGCAGACACGGACAGGCCCAGGTCTTCGATGGCCGGCCCTCCGGGTTCCCGATTGACTCCGCGTCGGAACGCCTCGGTGAGAGTGGCCATATCGGGTGGCATGAGCGGCGTCTTGCGACCCTTTCCACGCGGTTTGGGGATCTTGTTCCAAGTGGCCAATAGCGGGTCGCATGAAGCCAGCAGGTTGAGGAAGCCCACGGCCCGCCGAGCGCATTCCTCGGCGGATTCCTTCCGCGGCCCCCAGTAGGCGCCAGCGTAGTACGTCTCTGGGTATGTCTCGGGCTCAAGAGTGATGCTCACGATGCTGTTCTCAGAGGGCTGGGGTGTGGATGACCTTGATCTCCAGAACGTTATTGCTCCTCAGCAGCCGCTCGATGGCCTCAGCAGCATGCTTCTCTGCGACATGCCACTCAATCGGAATACCCAGGCCCTCGACCTTCTTGCTCTGTCGCGCGGCCTGGTCGATGAGATCCTTGGCGCCGTCGGAGTGCTTGAACCAATCCTTCGGAGCAAAGTTTTCGTCGAAGAACTCGGCGTATCCAGGGCCCTTGGCCTCCAGGAGCACGCCGTTCTTGTAGCCGTCGAACTTCGTCCCACCGCTCTTTCTGCCCACGCCACCCACCCAGTAGGCCTCGTCGTACGAACGTCCTGAAATCTGCTCCTGGTAGGCCCGAGCACGTGCAGGCGCGCCTTTCTCCTCGGAGGGCCCCCATTGCCCCGGTTCGCGCCCGCCGGAAGGGGAGGCAGCTCCAGCGGCCGAGTTGGCCCGCTGGAGGATGATGGCGGCTCCGGGCCCTCCACCCAGCACCGAGGCCATTCTTCCCACCGGCACCGCCACGCGCTCCAGCGACAGCGCTCCCTGCGCGGACAGCGACAGCGCGGGCACCGTCGCCTCGGCCCCAGCCAGCGCGCCCGTTACCGTGCGTGTGGTGGCGGAGGCGGTACCCGTCGTCACGAGAAGACTCGTGGCCAGTTCGGCCACGGCGCGCACCTGCTCGCCGCGCGTCATGTACCGGAAGCGCTCGAAGTACTCAGGCGACGAGGCGATGAGTGCGGCGACACCAGCGGGTAGATGCTTCAGCGCGGCGATGCTGTCCAACGGGCGCGTGAAGAACTGGCCCAACGCGAGCGCCAGCTTCAGGAATGCCGCCTCGGCACCATCCAGCGAGCGGCCGAGGTAGTCCGCATCGTCGTACACCTCGACGAATACGGGGCCATCGACCGGCTCCAGCCGCTCGTTCGCGAGCCGGAAGACAGAGCCGTTGCTCACATAGAAGCGCCCCAGCTCGAAGAGGCCCGCTCGGAATGCGCCGTCCCTCCATTCCACGGACGCGGCCTTCTGCTGCGTGCCTCCAGTCCGCACCCAGGCCAGGTACCCATCCGGCCTCAGCACCGCCACCCGCGCGAAGCGCTCTGCCCGGCGCAAGAGGTCGCGATGAGAGACAGTGCCTCCTTGCAGCACCTCGCGCAGCATGAAGCCCACGGCCATGCGGGCCGGGAAGGTGCCGAGCGTGACGGGCTTGCGAAGCAGCCTCTCCAGGAGGCGTGCCGCATGCATCGGTGTCAGAGGGCTGCCCGGAAGAGGACGCGCATCCGTTGCTTCCAGCCCCGCGTCCGTCAGCAACATCTCCCAGGCATCCCCTTGTGCGCTGCTTCCAGCGATGCCGTCTCCCACAGCACGCGCCACGCGCTGTGGGCCCAGCCGTGTCACATCCCCGCCCGCGTCCTGGCGACGATGCATCTGTCCGCGTTCATCCAAACCGGGAGCGGAGGAGGGTTCGGCACGTTGCGCGTAGCCCACATCCGTCCCGCGCACGGCCGGCGAAGGGAGCGACGCGCAACCGGTGGTCAGCAGCGAGACAGAAACCAGCAGCGCCCAGGCGGTACGCGGCAATTCAGCATGCATGGTTCCACCCGCGGCTTGATGGCGATGGGAGAGCGCGCTGCTGGTGTGGTCAATCGTTCAGGCCTGCTTCGCCAGCTCGGTGTCGATGGCCTGGAGGATGCGGGGGTCGTCCGGCGCCACGTCCGGAGTGAAGCGAGCGGCGACGCGGCCGTCGCGGCCGATGAGGAACTTCTCGAAGTTCCACTGCACCTCGGGCTTCGGATTCGCTTCGATGCCGTAGCCCTTGAGCTTCGCGCGCATCGGGCCTTCACCGGTGGCCTCGGGGACGGCTTGGGTCAGCGCGCGGTAGAGCGGGTGCTTGTTCTCGCCCACCACGGTGAGCTTGGAGAACAGCGGGAACTTCACGTCGTAGTTCAGCGAGCAGAACGACTTGATCTCCGCCTCGGTGCCCGGCTCCTGGCCCAGGAAGTCGTTGGACGGGAAGCCCAGCACCTCGAGTCCCTGCGCTCGCTTGTGCTCGTAGAGCTTCTCCAGGCCCTCGTACTGGGGCGTCAGGCCGCACTTGGAGGCGACGTTGACCACCAGCAGGACCTTGCCCTTGAACCGCTGAAGCGTCTGGGCGTCACCGTCGATGGAGGTGAGGGGGATGTCGTAGAGGTTCTGGCTCATGCGCGGGCTCGCTTTCGGGGAGGGAAGGGCTGCGGGGGCTCTTCGTAACGCGGATGGGGCCGATTGTCAGAGCTTGGAGTCAGGCCTCGGCGGGCTGGAGGAACCCGCTGTCCGCGCGACTGTCGGTCGGTTCCTCCCGCGCACACACGAGCCAGGGCAGGCGCAGAAGGAAGGTGCTCCCCCGGCCCGGCTCGCTCTCCAGTTCTAGCGCTCCGCCCTGTGCCACCGCGGCACGGAAGGCGATGCTCAAGCCCAGCCCCACTCCCCCGGGCTGCCCGGGATACACGGGCCGGAAGAGTTCCCGCTGGCGATCGGAGCTGATACCGGGGCCAGAGTCCTCCACCTTGAACACCACCGCGTCCTCCTGCTCCTCCAGGGTGACGCGGACAAAGCCTTTTGCGGTGTATTTGATGGCGTTCTGGATGAGGTTGCCGAGCGCATCCACCAGCAGGTCGCGGTCCACCTGCATGCGCGCGGACCGATTGGCGGAGACGTCCAGCCTCAAGCCCTTGCTGCTGGCATCGTGTTCGTAATCAGCGACGATCTGGTCGATGATCTGGGCCGGGGCGAGGGATTCCGGGTGGATGGGCAGCTCTTCGGGTTTGAAGCGCTCCAGGCGCAGAATGCCGTCAACGAGCCGCCCGAGCCGTGCCACCGTTCGGCGTAGCCGCTCCAGGGTCCGAGCATCCGGTGTTCCATGCCCACGCTCCAACTGCTGGAGACTCAAATTCAGCGTGGAGACAGGCGTGCGCAGCTGGTGTGCAATGCTCGCCACGTACTCCGAACGCTCACGGGCTACCTGCTCCGCCCGGAACTTCGCGTACCGGCGCACGGACTCGGCGGTCAGCTCGAAGATGGCCAGGGAGAAGAACGAGTAATCCTGGACGGAAACCTGCTCGCCTCGCCCGCCGAGCCAAATCCGTACCTCCTCGATAACGAATCCGTACTCGCGCACCACTTCCTCGATGAGCACTTCATCGAGCACGCGCTGCTCGGGGGCCAGCCGTCCGTGCTGCCGCCACAACTCCCGGGGAGACTCCCGAGAGGAGTTCTCTTTGAGCAGCGCCCCGCCGATGACTCGGAGTTGGAGCGGGAGGTGATCCTTGAGCGCGGCCTCGGTCAATCGCGGGTTCGATGGCCGCTCTCGAAGCCACCGTTCGTACCACCGCTGCACGAGCTCATCGGTATGGTCGCAGAGAAGTTCACCGAGAGAATCCATGCCTTTCCCCTCTCGTGGGCACCGATTCACAGAGCAAACTAGTGACTGCAATCCCTGGTACCCACGCTGAAATCAGGTGCCCGCCGAGGCAGACGGCACCCGCCCAAGCGCAAGCATTCGCAGAGGTCGGCCCCGCGCCGGGACAGGGGAAGGAAGGAGGCAGCTGCCCGCTCTGCGCCGTGCCGGACTCGGGCTGGTTGACCGGACCACCTCCCGTCCTCACCCTTTTCACAGACGCTCTGCGCCCGCGAGGGCATGCAAGCGGGAAGGACGGGACGGCCATGGGGAAGGAATCGCGAACAGGCCCGGTGGAGGCGCTGCGCAACCTGGCCCTGGGGCTGGAGCGGCTGGCCGCGCGCGAGGCCATGGCCGGCGCGATGAGCGGCGCGGCCGACGGGCTGCGCAAGGAGATTCCCGAGCTGGACGGGCAGGTGAGGGACCTGGTCTCCGATGCGCTCAAGGTGCTCGGCCGGCTGATGCACGAGGCCGCTGAGCGCGAGCACCAGGAGCCCGGCACCATGGCCTACGTCATGGCGAGCTCCGCGATGCAGGGTGCCCTGGAGGTGCTGGAACGAGAGCGCGTGAGCGGCGGCAAACCCATCCAGGGCTTCGTGGAGCGCCTCAATCACATGATGGATGGCCTGGCGGAGTTCGCGCGGAACCGCACCGCCGAGATTCGCAGCCCAGGCGAGCGCGCCCAGGCCATGGCCGTGGGCGTCGTGACGTCGGTCGTGGAGATGCTCCACGACGTCGTGCCGATGCTCGCCGAGGACGCGCGCCGCTTCGCTCCCTCCGGAGCGGAGATTGCCGCGCAGGTGGGAAGGGGACTCCTCGAGGGCGTCGAGTCGAAGCTCCGCGAGGATTCCGATGCGCTCGTGGGCATGCTCGAACGCATCGGCCGTACCGTGGTGCACGGCGTCGCCGAGGGCCTCCGCGAGGAGCTGGAGAAGAGCTCGGCCGCCTCGACCCAGGCGCTGGAGCAGCTCGCCGAGCGGACCTCCGCCGCGACGGTGCGCGGGGCCGGTGGGGCGCTGAAGTCGCTCGTCTCGGGCCTGCGCCGGCCGCTGATGGCCGTGGTGGGCGCGGGCGGCGCGCTGCTGGCCCTGACGGTGCTGACGGTGCGCTGGCGCACGGCGTGAGCCCGCTGACGTCCCGCGCACCCGGTGCGCGTGCCCTCGCCGCGTGCCTCGACACTGTCTCCATCCGCATGGCAGGACGCCCGCCTGCTCAGCGGCCGGTCGGCCCCGATGCCGGGCGAAACCCGCGGCCGATGGCTAGCGTGCTCACATGTCCAGGCTTCTCATCTCCCGGCGGGCAGAGCGGCAGCTCCAGCGGCTTCCGGGGGAGGTGCGGGTGCACCTCGAGACGCATCTGGAGAACCTCGCGAGCCTGCTCGGGAGCCCCTTGCCGCTGGCACAGGTCCTGGCTCGACTGGAGCGTGGCGAGGAGGGCTTCACCACCACGGTGGAGGGCATGCGGCTCTCGTTCGCCCTCGACACCGTGTTGCGCGTCATCCTCGTCCACAACATCGCGCCGGCGTCCGAGAAGGAGCTCCGCGCGCCGGACACCGTGAGCCTCCACTCCGGCGCGTAGCCCCGGCGACTCCTGCCGCCGGGGCAGGCGGACTTCAGGGCGTGCCTTCGGCGTACACGCGCTTGTGCTCGCGAATCTCCGTGAGCCGGAACGCGCCGGGAGCCGGGGCCACCGGCTCGGGCGCGTCCGAGGCGAGCTTCATGAGGCGCTCGTACTCCTCGATGGAGACGCGCTCGCGCTTCGCCAGCACCGACGCCAGGTCCGCGCGGGCCATGCGCTCCGCGGCCTTCTCGCCCACGGTGCCGGAGTAGAACTCCGCCATGCAGCCGCTGCCGTACGAAAGCAGGCCAATGCGCTGGCCCGCGAGCTGCGCACCCTCGCGCTGCAGCAGGCCCGCGAGCGCCAGGTACAGCGACGCCGTGTACACGTTGCCGATGCGCGCATTCAGACCCAGCGAGGACGCCACCTGCGTGTCGTAGCTCGCCTGGGACTTCGCCACCTCGTCACGCGCCTCGGGAGTACCGGGGCCGGGGCCCACCGCGTCCTCCAAGTCACAGAGCCGCAGCTGCGCGTGCGCCTTGCGCGCCATCTTGCAGAAGGGCACGTGGTAGGCGATGCGCGCCAGTTGCTCGCCGGGCATCGTCCCCGACCAGCGCACCAGCCC comes from Pyxidicoccus parkwaysis and encodes:
- a CDS encoding sensor histidine kinase; the protein is MDSLGELLCDHTDELVQRWYERWLRERPSNPRLTEAALKDHLPLQLRVIGGALLKENSSRESPRELWRQHGRLAPEQRVLDEVLIEEVVREYGFVIEEVRIWLGGRGEQVSVQDYSFFSLAIFELTAESVRRYAKFRAEQVARERSEYVASIAHQLRTPVSTLNLSLQQLERGHGTPDARTLERLRRTVARLGRLVDGILRLERFKPEELPIHPESLAPAQIIDQIVADYEHDASSKGLRLDVSANRSARMQVDRDLLVDALGNLIQNAIKYTAKGFVRVTLEEQEDAVVFKVEDSGPGISSDRQRELFRPVYPGQPGGVGLGLSIAFRAAVAQGGALELESEPGRGSTFLLRLPWLVCAREEPTDSRADSGFLQPAEA
- a CDS encoding DUF1259 domain-containing protein, which translates into the protein MKESRCWKHLVLALALLLTGAVRAQQPQGSQPGAGGLDTADIERRVGAKGELSADEGVFKVSLPRSDIQASAAGVKLTPPLGLTAWAAFKRTGDATMVMGDIVLLEDQVNPVMDAALQNGLEVTALHNHFFWDNPKVMFMHIGGMGETARLADAVGKVFTRLRETAGGKGRVPRASIDPARSKLEVTQLDTLLGQKGTYKDGVYKVTVGRTVRMHGYEMGKAMGVNTWAAFAGTSRQAVVDGDFAMLESELQPVLKALRAANIDIVAIHNHMTGEEPRMMFLHYWGVGPAEALARGVRSALDLTTASTGTGAR
- a CDS encoding glutathione peroxidase, encoding MSQNLYDIPLTSIDGDAQTLQRFKGKVLLVVNVASKCGLTPQYEGLEKLYEHKRAQGLEVLGFPSNDFLGQEPGTEAEIKSFCSLNYDVKFPLFSKLTVVGENKHPLYRALTQAVPEATGEGPMRAKLKGYGIEANPKPEVQWNFEKFLIGRDGRVAARFTPDVAPDDPRILQAIDTELAKQA
- a CDS encoding immunity 52 family protein; its protein translation is MSITLEPETYPETYYAGAYWGPRKESAEECARRAVGFLNLLASCDPLLATWNKIPKPRGKGRKTPLMPPDMATLTEAFRRGVNREPGGPAIEDLGLSVSAYNDGERGEFVYLRMLCGSYARSISNVCLLDLPSRGASAERLTTAPLLTNVVRSMVSGWEPDWAMAGSTAYRKFDGEPNSSPFFLNWLTYLSHRLGRVPPLPAPVRIEPVEDQGTLIILTPERFTMANPEHVALARRVRELLARAGLLQPR
- a CDS encoding DMT family transporter; this translates as MSPRVKGAVLGLSAAALFGISAPVAKLLLPSSTPLVLASLLYLGGGLGLTCLEGLRRLRPSGAPAREARLGRKDVPPLLGVILCGGILGPVLMLVGLQRLSGVAASLLLNLEGPFTILLALLVFGEHLGRAGALAAGFVLAGASVLGFQEGELHGDVLGVLALAGACLSWAVDNNLTQRLSLKDPLALVRIKALGSGTCTLVVAWLTSQPFPIGRVWGSALVLGFASYGLSIVLDAYALRLLGAAREAAYFATAPFVGALVAVPLLGERLRPLDLLAGALMAMGVVLLLRERHGHVHTHAALEHEHLHVHDAHHQHAHPPGTNPTEPHSHPHQHAPLTHDHPHVSDLHHRHKH
- a CDS encoding DUF3943 domain-containing protein: MSTFPTRGAGPRQGGWMGGTWHQSTSSRGRTQAARAGGLVLALFVSLASTSVAYATEGTLPADAPLAESADEKVTKPERHPWLALGEVTAINVVVWVWDRTLGQKEWARITPRNWRDNLSTGFVWDRDGFSTNQFAHPYHGSHYYTAARDNGISFAGAIPFTLFGSTQWELFAETEPPSINDLINTTMGGVAMGEALYRLSSYVLDTEATGRERFGRELAAGLISPVRGVNRLVRGDSFRHEPTPPEWHAPALTGWATLGYLSFGDGKLEAGGRDQFFSQFSLRYGDMFRDDIKRPFDAFDAHIQLTTRETSLVSHAGLTGMLAAKTLLDNEQEEVRLGFMQQLSYVDTIAYEVGGQSLNVGLLHRRELSEHSTLKSAFLVEGSVLTGISSGHMGVGDRDYDYGPGVGLQLHLAFARDAWDILTLEAGVKRIVVLNGQGGAHQVHTGQLQLDLPVLGRMGLGGEVNFFQRHSEFDHFPDLDKDTYELRVFLSVH
- a CDS encoding Tox-REase-5 domain-containing protein produces the protein MHRRQDAGGDVTRLGPQRVARAVGDGIAGSSAQGDAWEMLLTDAGLEATDARPLPGSPLTPMHAARLLERLLRKPVTLGTFPARMAVGFMLREVLQGGTVSHRDLLRRAERFARVAVLRPDGYLAWVRTGGTQQKAASVEWRDGAFRAGLFELGRFYVSNGSVFRLANERLEPVDGPVFVEVYDDADYLGRSLDGAEAAFLKLALALGQFFTRPLDSIAALKHLPAGVAALIASSPEYFERFRYMTRGEQVRAVAELATSLLVTTGTASATTRTVTGALAGAEATVPALSLSAQGALSLERVAVPVGRMASVLGGGPGAAIILQRANSAAGAASPSGGREPGQWGPSEEKGAPARARAYQEQISGRSYDEAYWVGGVGRKSGGTKFDGYKNGVLLEAKGPGYAEFFDENFAPKDWFKHSDGAKDLIDQAARQSKKVEGLGIPIEWHVAEKHAAEAIERLLRSNNVLEIKVIHTPAL
- a CDS encoding class I SAM-dependent methyltransferase yields the protein MKRMSLFEFEDFRWFPGGLRECLTLYIAAMHRVLGTERVLAPLLARALKAASTDRVVDLCSGGGGPLLETTARLAADHGLRPSVTLTDLYPNTDAASRINAAGDAAQVRYHASPVDAGQVPDALQGVRTMVCSFHHMPPPVARSILQDAFEKRQALCVLEISDNSQPRWLWWTAFPIGMLMVLLLTPFVRPLRLRQVLLTYALPVLPLFIAWDGAVSNARTYTEEDLRELLAGLEAPDYRWEITRPRAPGAPATMLTLVGLPGTRTET